The DNA segment GTTTGGTGGACGTGGTAATGCGTTTGTTTGCGGCTGCGGCCGACGTTTCGTTCTCTGGATCCGCCTGCGGCGGATGACAGTAGTCGGGTTTTGCCAGCTTTGTTGAGCGGTTGAAAATCGCCGTGTCCGCCTGAGGCGGATGACATTATTTTGCTATTGCGTTCAATGAGCGCGTCAGGGTTTGCATACGTTTGCGTTTGCTGCGGGGTCGAAGGGGAGGTTTGTGAGCTGGCCGGGCAGGACGAGGTCCTCGCCGAAGACCTGTATCTCTTCGTCGAAGGCGGTGAATTCGGAATCGATGACGGCCAGGCCCAGGTTGGAGTCGAGGGTGGGGCTCGGGACCGTGAGCGGGCAGAAGCCGATCTCTGCGTCGTCGTACTGAATGCGGAGGTCGGTATGGCGGGTGCCCTTGGCGGTCTTCAGGCCTGCGACGGTTTTTGTGGTGCCCTTCTTGAAGCTGGCTTCGAGGGCGGGCTTGTGGATGAAGTCCTTATTCATGTCCACAAGGCCGGTCATGTTGAGGTCGGCGGGGGTGAGTTTCGAGCCTTCGGTGGAGTTGGTGATCGAATACGGTACGCCGGCCTGGACGAGTGCCGAATCGAGGGCGAGTGTGCCGGCGGGTACGATGTTTTCGCGGTCGCGGTATTTTGCGATGGCGGTGCCGGCCATTGAGGCTGCGCCCTTGGGGCAGATCAGTTCCAGGCCGTCGGTGCCGATGAACGAGCCGCGGACGACTTCGAGGTTCATCATGAAGAAGTTGACGCCCTTGACCTGGCCCGGCTCGAGGTCGATCTCGAAGGGCAGGATCCGCGAGAGGATGTCGGCGGCTTTAGGGCCGTAGAGAGCGAGCATCGCGGTCTTTTCGGTTATGGGCGAGACTTTGACGTCAGCGAGGCCGGCGGTCTGCTGGGCCTTTTCGGCGAGTTCGAGGACGAGTTGACGTTTTGCGGGCGAGGTGAGGATCGTGTAGGTGTTGTGCACGCGGGTAATGCGGACGAGGTCGGTGATGTTGCCGGGCTCGGCGATCAGCAGTGCCCAGATGACGCTGCCGTCGGTAAGACCTGCGGTTGGGGTCGCGGTGAGGTAGTCGATCAGTGCGGGTGCGTCGTCGCCCTTGACCTGGATGCGGCCGAAGTGCGAGAGGTCGAAAGCGGCTGCGGTTTCGTATGCGGCGGTCTGTTCGACGAGCGGATCGCCAAAATCTGCGGGCATGCGCCATGCGTTGAAGATGTCAAAATTTGCGCCGAGTTTTTCGTGTACGGATTCGAATGGTGTTGCGTTTGCCACGGTTTTGCCTCGTTATTTACATGCTGTCGATTTCTGTTGGATACCGCCCTGCCGAGCTTGTCAATGACGGGCCCACGCACACGCGGGGCTTGGGATTGCCGCGTCGCCTTCGGCTTCTCGCAATGACAAAGCGTTCAGAGCGGTCATCATTCCGCTGAAACTACGTATGACTGTAACACAAACCCGGCAGGATGGAAAGTGTGAAATGGGGGGTTGTGCGCGGACTGGAAAATGGCAGTTGAAAAGCTCATTCACTCTATTTCAGGGTAACCGCTGCCTTTCGTTAGAATTTTGACCAGTTCAGACGCAGCATGTTTGTCGAGAATCAGCGTAATATCAGAATAAAGAATATAACCCTCTCGGATTGACCATTCTGCGGCATCTGCATCGATCGGCTTCGGGTAAACATCAAAGCTCAAAACAATTTTCTTATCAGATCCGGTCAGTACGATTTCGAAATTACACGCATATTCGAGTAATTCGGATTTTACGTTTTTGACGTGGCCGATCAGAGCTTCGGAAATATTGCTGTGAAAACTTTTTATTTCATCGGGGGAGGTGAGAGTTTCAACCTCGCGATTCTGAAAAATGATATCGACTCTTTCGTCGTGGTCGGCCCATTCAACAAGTATCGGCTTCACTTTTCGATCCTGCCAGTGCTGGCGGATAGAAGACGCTAACCATACAACCAGAGCCAGAACCGCTACGGTTGCAAAGAAATATACTATGGCTTTTTTGTTCATTCTCAACTCTTCCTCACCTGTTTCACATACCTTAAGTACCGCAGCGCCTCTCCAGAAATGTTATTTAATGTTGCTTTGGAAAGATTGAACCCTCAAAAAAGTCGATCAGATCAGGATTGACGATTACACCGTCTTGGTTATATAGGGGTGTACTGGATACGGGCAATTCAGCCCATTGATTTGCAGTCAATTGCTCCAATTCTTCGGTCAACTGCTCAATGCATTCGAGCTGTGTTTTATAGTCGACTTCGCCCAAGCCGTATATCTTAAAAACAATGTC comes from the Anaerohalosphaera lusitana genome and includes:
- a CDS encoding aminomethyltransferase family protein, with protein sequence MANATPFESVHEKLGANFDIFNAWRMPADFGDPLVEQTAAYETAAAFDLSHFGRIQVKGDDAPALIDYLTATPTAGLTDGSVIWALLIAEPGNITDLVRITRVHNTYTILTSPAKRQLVLELAEKAQQTAGLADVKVSPITEKTAMLALYGPKAADILSRILPFEIDLEPGQVKGVNFFMMNLEVVRGSFIGTDGLELICPKGAASMAGTAIAKYRDRENIVPAGTLALDSALVQAGVPYSITNSTEGSKLTPADLNMTGLVDMNKDFIHKPALEASFKKGTTKTVAGLKTAKGTRHTDLRIQYDDAEIGFCPLTVPSPTLDSNLGLAVIDSEFTAFDEEIQVFGEDLVLPGQLTNLPFDPAANANVCKP